A window of the Bradyrhizobium diazoefficiens genome harbors these coding sequences:
- a CDS encoding LacI family DNA-binding transcriptional regulator, with translation MGRKRTKSGKIRLAEVAELAGVSPITASRFFRNPEALSVAKRTRVESAAQELGYVPNLAARALASHRTEVIGVLIPSLTNNVFSDVLRGIYDASESSRYSIQLSNTRYSILQEEKLLRLFLAQKPAGLIVTGIDQTTESRAMLEAADCPIVQIMEIGPDPVDMMIGFSHYDAARAAIAHLFAQGHRRIGFVGARMDPRVQRRLDGYVAAMKDAGLYDQRLIVTTATPTSVTLGGALFSDLLAREAGIDSVFCANDDLALGVLFECRRREIAIPDQIAIVGFNDLEFMASSVPTLTSVRTNRYEMGSAAAAMLIEAIEGKRPEEPVLDLGFTVIERQSSQTQRPAAGPRAPEWAPAVQNDSVTNDP, from the coding sequence ATGGGTCGAAAGCGCACCAAGTCTGGCAAGATTCGGCTGGCAGAAGTCGCCGAGCTCGCCGGCGTCAGCCCGATTACCGCCTCCCGCTTTTTCCGCAATCCCGAGGCGCTATCAGTCGCCAAGCGGACGCGGGTCGAAAGCGCGGCCCAGGAGCTCGGCTATGTGCCCAACCTTGCGGCACGCGCGCTGGCCTCGCACCGCACCGAGGTGATCGGTGTCTTGATTCCGTCACTGACCAACAACGTGTTCTCCGACGTGCTGCGCGGCATCTATGACGCCTCCGAAAGCAGCCGTTACTCGATCCAGCTGTCCAACACACGCTACAGTATTCTCCAGGAGGAGAAGCTCTTGCGCCTGTTCCTGGCGCAGAAGCCGGCGGGACTGATCGTCACAGGCATCGACCAGACCACGGAATCGCGCGCCATGCTGGAGGCGGCCGACTGCCCGATCGTGCAGATCATGGAGATCGGCCCTGACCCGGTCGACATGATGATCGGCTTTTCCCATTATGATGCAGCACGTGCGGCGATTGCTCATTTGTTCGCGCAGGGCCACCGCAGGATCGGCTTCGTCGGCGCGCGCATGGACCCACGGGTGCAGCGCCGGCTCGACGGCTATGTCGCAGCCATGAAGGACGCCGGTCTCTACGACCAAAGACTGATCGTGACGACGGCGACGCCGACCTCGGTCACGCTGGGCGGTGCGCTGTTCTCCGATCTGCTGGCGCGCGAGGCCGGCATCGACTCGGTGTTCTGCGCCAATGACGACCTCGCGCTCGGCGTCCTCTTCGAATGCCGCCGCCGGGAGATCGCAATCCCCGATCAGATCGCGATCGTCGGCTTCAACGACCTTGAATTCATGGCCTCCTCGGTGCCGACGCTGACGAGCGTGCGGACCAACCGTTACGAAATGGGCAGCGCCGCTGCCGCGATGCTGATCGAGGCGATCGAAGGCAAGCGTCCTGAAGAGCCCGTGCTCGATCTCGGTTTTACCGTGATCGAGCGGCAGAGTTCGCAGACGCAGCGGCCGGCAGCCGGCCCGCGCGCGCCGGAATGGGCGCCGGCCGTACAAAATGATAGCGTTACCAACGACCCATGA
- a CDS encoding IlvD/Edd family dehydratase encodes MTKKPTNGHAPAGNGTRRHLRSQEWFNNPHNPGMTALYMERYLNYGLTRAELQSGKPIIGIAQTGNDLSPCNRHHIELAHRVREGIREAGGIAMEFPTHPIQETGKRPTAALDRNLAYLGLVEILYGYPLDGVVLTTGCDKTTPACMMAAATVNLPAIVLSGGPMLNGWHAGERTGSGTIVWKSRERLAAGEIDYEEFMEIVASSAPSVGHCNTMGTASTMNGLAEALGFSLPGCAAIPAPYRERGQISYETGKRIVEMVWEDLKPSDILTRKAFENCIVINSAIGGSTNAPIHINALARHIGVELSIDDWQKFGHDVPLLVNMQPAGFYLGEEFHRAGGVPAVVRELMKHKRIHEDAVTVNGRGIGENCNDAPKPDNDVIWAYDKPLVKDAGFLVLKGNLFDSAIMKTSVISKEFRDRYLSNPKDPNAFEGRAIVFEGPEDYHARIDDASLDIDEHCVLFIRGTGPIGYPGGAEVVNMQPPAALIKRGILALPCIGDGRQSGTSGSPSILNASPEAAANGGLAILKTGDKVRIDLNKGSANILISDDELKKRHAELKANGGFKHPPNQTPWQEIYRNTVGQQSTGACMELATRYQNVAGAFGVARDNH; translated from the coding sequence ATGACAAAAAAGCCAACCAATGGGCACGCGCCCGCCGGTAACGGCACCCGCCGCCACCTTCGCTCGCAGGAATGGTTCAACAACCCGCATAATCCGGGGATGACCGCGCTCTACATGGAGCGCTATCTGAACTACGGCCTCACCCGCGCCGAGTTGCAGTCCGGCAAGCCGATCATCGGCATCGCCCAGACCGGCAACGACCTCTCCCCCTGCAACCGCCATCATATCGAGCTGGCCCATCGTGTCCGTGAGGGCATCCGTGAGGCCGGCGGCATCGCGATGGAATTCCCGACCCACCCGATCCAGGAGACCGGCAAGCGCCCGACCGCTGCGCTCGACCGCAACCTCGCTTATCTCGGCCTGGTCGAGATCCTCTACGGCTATCCGCTGGACGGCGTGGTGCTGACCACCGGCTGCGACAAGACCACGCCGGCCTGCATGATGGCGGCGGCGACCGTGAACCTGCCCGCGATCGTGCTGTCGGGCGGCCCGATGCTCAACGGTTGGCATGCCGGCGAGCGCACCGGCTCCGGCACCATCGTCTGGAAGTCGCGCGAGCGGCTCGCCGCCGGCGAGATCGACTATGAAGAGTTCATGGAGATCGTGGCCTCATCGGCGCCCTCGGTCGGCCATTGCAACACCATGGGAACGGCGTCGACCATGAACGGGCTGGCCGAAGCGCTCGGCTTCTCGCTGCCGGGCTGCGCGGCCATCCCCGCCCCCTACCGCGAGCGCGGCCAGATTTCTTATGAGACGGGAAAACGCATCGTCGAGATGGTCTGGGAAGACCTCAAGCCGTCGGACATCCTGACCCGCAAGGCGTTCGAGAACTGCATCGTGATCAATTCGGCGATCGGCGGCTCGACCAATGCGCCAATCCACATCAACGCGCTCGCCCGCCATATCGGCGTGGAGCTGTCGATCGACGACTGGCAGAAGTTCGGCCATGACGTGCCGCTCCTGGTCAACATGCAGCCGGCCGGCTTCTATCTCGGCGAGGAATTCCACCGCGCCGGCGGCGTGCCGGCCGTGGTGCGCGAATTGATGAAGCACAAGCGCATCCATGAGGATGCGGTCACCGTGAACGGCCGCGGCATCGGTGAGAACTGCAACGATGCGCCGAAGCCCGACAACGACGTGATCTGGGCTTACGACAAGCCGCTGGTGAAGGACGCAGGCTTCCTGGTGCTGAAGGGCAATCTGTTCGATTCCGCGATCATGAAGACCTCTGTGATCTCCAAGGAATTCCGCGACCGTTATCTGAGCAATCCGAAGGACCCTAACGCATTCGAAGGCCGCGCCATCGTGTTCGAAGGACCGGAGGATTATCACGCGCGGATCGACGATGCCTCGCTCGATATCGACGAGCATTGTGTGCTGTTCATCCGCGGCACCGGGCCGATCGGCTATCCCGGCGGCGCCGAGGTCGTGAACATGCAGCCGCCCGCAGCCCTGATCAAACGCGGCATCCTCGCCCTGCCCTGCATCGGCGACGGCCGCCAGTCCGGCACCTCGGGCTCGCCCTCGATCCTCAATGCCTCACCGGAAGCGGCCGCCAATGGCGGGCTCGCTATCCTCAAGACCGGCGACAAGGTCCGCATCGACCTCAACAAGGGCAGCGCCAACATCCTGATCTCGGACGACGAGTTGAAGAAGCGCCACGCCGAGCTGAAGGCCAATGGCGGCTTCAAGCATCCGCCGAACCAGACGCCGTGGCAGGAGATCTACCGCAACACCGTCGGCCAGCAGTCGACCGGCGCCTGCATGGAGCTCGCCACGCGCTACCAGAACGTCGCCGGCGCCTTTGGTGTGGCGCGGGATAATCACTGA
- a CDS encoding SDR family oxidoreductase, giving the protein MADRLKGKRAVITAAAAGIGRACALAFAREGATVIATDINEAGIAGLTKEGIAEVAKLDVRNTADVNAFAKRVGKIDILLNAAGFVHHGTILECSEEDFDFSFDLNVKSMHRTIRAFLPDMLAGGGGSIVNISSCAALRPPANRYVYSSSKAAVSLLTRAVALDFITKGIRCNSICPGTVETPSMLDRAAAQGPQGKEMFVSRQKMGRLGTADEIANMAIYLGSDESAFTTGVDLVVDGGYML; this is encoded by the coding sequence ATGGCAGACCGCCTCAAGGGTAAGCGCGCCGTCATTACGGCTGCAGCCGCAGGTATCGGGCGCGCATGCGCCCTCGCATTCGCGCGTGAAGGCGCAACCGTCATCGCCACCGACATCAACGAGGCCGGCATCGCCGGCCTGACCAAGGAAGGGATTGCCGAGGTCGCAAAGCTCGACGTGCGCAACACCGCCGACGTCAACGCCTTTGCAAAGCGGGTCGGCAAGATCGACATCCTGCTCAATGCCGCCGGCTTCGTGCATCACGGCACCATCCTGGAGTGCTCGGAAGAGGATTTTGATTTCTCGTTCGACCTCAACGTCAAATCGATGCACCGGACCATCAGGGCGTTCCTGCCCGACATGCTCGCGGGCGGTGGCGGCAGCATCGTCAACATCTCGTCCTGCGCGGCGCTGCGCCCGCCGGCCAATCGTTATGTCTACAGCTCCTCGAAGGCCGCGGTGTCGCTGCTGACCCGCGCCGTCGCGCTCGACTTCATCACCAAGGGCATCCGCTGCAATTCGATCTGCCCCGGCACGGTCGAGACCCCCTCGATGCTCGATCGCGCCGCAGCCCAGGGGCCGCAGGGCAAGGAGATGTTCGTCTCGCGCCAGAAGATGGGCCGGCTCGGCACCGCCGACGAGATCGCCAACATGGCGATCTATCTCG